Proteins found in one Nitrosopumilus maritimus SCM1 genomic segment:
- the metG gene encoding methionine--tRNA ligase translates to MNKKAIITSALPYANGEIHLGHVASTYLPADVTTRFLKQNGVEAYYVCASDDFGTPILIQSEKEGKTPAEYVAHWNKRDYEDFSAFDIDFDYFYKTSSDENIQFVQDVFKKLNDAGHIYEQEIIQFYCNNDKKFLPDRYVKGTCPYCKAEDQYSDLCESCGRVPEEITNPKCSLCGQPPTKEKTTHYFFKLKNFGEPLSKWLDENDHLQKDVKKYVQNWIKSGLIDWDITRDITWGVPVPLDDAKDKVFYGWFDNHLAYISTALKFLNDKGIDGKEFWNSADIYHFIGKDIVYHHYLFLPAMRLGIESEYKLPDYIPTRGHLTLQAKKISKSRNWYIGLKEFLEYYPADYLRFYLVSINPYSQDDLNFDWDDFTTRINSELIGNLGNFINRALGFTKKAFDGNIPDPEDFDEKDSEAEQKIKSLASEVGSLMEQNHLDRALKKIMEFSSYFNQYFQHKEPWKKGPGTASCVYLSVNAVRSLAIATFPFIPKSAQNIWTQLALDGKINDQNWNDMSVLGVSSGHTLGDASPLFARVEDADIEKYKKQLGPSE, encoded by the coding sequence ATGAACAAAAAAGCTATCATTACTAGTGCATTACCTTATGCAAATGGTGAGATTCACCTAGGTCATGTTGCATCTACCTATCTGCCTGCAGATGTAACAACTAGATTTCTAAAACAAAACGGCGTAGAGGCATACTATGTATGCGCATCAGATGATTTTGGAACTCCTATCTTGATTCAATCTGAAAAAGAAGGAAAAACTCCTGCAGAATATGTTGCTCATTGGAATAAACGTGATTATGAGGATTTTAGTGCATTTGATATTGATTTTGATTATTTCTACAAGACTAGCTCTGATGAAAATATCCAATTTGTTCAAGATGTTTTCAAAAAACTCAATGATGCTGGTCACATATACGAGCAAGAGATAATTCAATTCTATTGCAACAATGACAAAAAATTCCTACCTGACAGATATGTCAAAGGCACTTGTCCTTACTGTAAAGCCGAAGATCAATATTCTGATCTTTGTGAGAGTTGTGGTAGAGTTCCTGAAGAGATCACAAATCCAAAATGTTCTCTATGTGGCCAACCTCCAACAAAAGAAAAAACAACACACTATTTCTTCAAACTCAAAAATTTTGGAGAACCACTTTCTAAATGGCTAGATGAAAATGATCATCTTCAAAAAGATGTAAAAAAATACGTACAAAATTGGATAAAATCGGGTTTAATTGATTGGGACATTACTAGGGACATTACTTGGGGAGTTCCTGTACCTCTTGATGATGCCAAAGATAAGGTATTCTATGGTTGGTTTGATAATCACTTGGCATACATTTCAACTGCTCTAAAATTCTTAAATGACAAAGGTATTGATGGAAAAGAATTTTGGAACTCTGCTGACATTTACCACTTTATTGGAAAAGACATTGTATATCATCACTATCTGTTTTTACCTGCAATGAGATTGGGAATTGAAAGTGAATACAAACTACCTGATTACATTCCAACAAGAGGGCATCTAACACTTCAAGCAAAAAAAATCTCAAAAAGCAGAAATTGGTATATTGGCCTCAAAGAATTCCTAGAATACTATCCTGCAGACTATTTGAGATTTTATCTGGTATCTATCAATCCTTATTCCCAAGATGACTTGAATTTTGACTGGGATGATTTTACAACTAGAATTAATTCAGAATTAATTGGAAATCTTGGAAATTTTATTAATCGTGCATTAGGATTCACAAAAAAAGCATTTGATGGAAATATTCCAGACCCTGAAGATTTTGATGAAAAAGATTCTGAAGCAGAACAAAAAATCAAATCTCTTGCATCTGAAGTTGGCTCTCTAATGGAGCAAAATCATCTTGATAGGGCATTAAAGAAGATTATGGAGTTTTCATCTTACTTTAATCAGTATTTTCAGCACAAAGAACCTTGGAAGAAAGGACCAGGTACTGCAAGTTGCGTGTATCTCTCAGTAAATGCTGTTAGAAGTTTGGCAATTGCAACATTCCCATTTATTCCAAAATCTGCACAAAACATATGGACTCAACTTGCACTAGATGGCAAAATAAATGACCAAAACTGGAATGACATGTCTGTTTTAGGCGTATCTTCAGGCCATACACTTGGTGATGCATCTCCATTATTTGCAAGAGTTGAAGATGCAGACATTGAAAAATACAAAAAACAATTAGGACCTTCAGAATAA
- a CDS encoding adenosylhomocysteinase — protein MSKVKSSAKLIKEGKLSYEWARSHMQILDNTINRLKKSKPLKGVTLGFCLHITKETSVLLMGAKELGATVACCGGNPLTTQDNIAAFLASQGIHVYAWHGQSVKEYDWCIDQVLKHKPTILTDDGADMNVKAHFDKRFKNMKILGATEETTAGVTRIRAVENQGKLRYPVILVNEAYTKHMFDNRYGTGQSTIDGYLRAMNLLMASKRVVVVGYGWVGRGVAARCHGMGSKVIVTEIDPVKALEAHMDGFEVMPMAQATKLGDIFITCTGMTSVIRKEHILKMKDGAIMGNVGHFDVEIDSEFLLKKSKSVKEVRPALDECVLKNGKKVYLIGQGRLANLVAAEGHPPEVMAQSFSNQILSVMYILKNHKKMENKIINVPEEIDTQVAVDALKAMDVKIDKLTPEQVKYANSW, from the coding sequence GTGAGCAAAGTAAAGTCTAGTGCAAAACTGATCAAAGAAGGAAAACTGTCCTATGAATGGGCAAGATCTCATATGCAAATTTTAGATAATACCATTAATCGATTAAAAAAATCAAAACCTCTCAAAGGAGTTACCCTTGGATTCTGTCTCCATATTACAAAAGAGACATCTGTCTTGCTAATGGGTGCAAAAGAACTTGGAGCAACTGTCGCATGTTGTGGTGGAAATCCATTAACTACCCAAGATAACATTGCAGCATTTTTGGCATCACAAGGAATTCATGTTTATGCATGGCATGGCCAATCTGTAAAAGAATATGATTGGTGTATTGATCAAGTCCTAAAACACAAACCAACAATTCTCACTGATGATGGTGCAGACATGAATGTCAAAGCTCACTTTGATAAGCGATTCAAGAACATGAAAATTTTGGGTGCCACTGAAGAGACAACAGCCGGTGTAACTAGAATTAGAGCAGTTGAGAATCAGGGAAAATTACGATATCCTGTAATCTTGGTAAATGAAGCATATACAAAACACATGTTTGATAACAGATACGGTACTGGTCAAAGCACAATAGATGGATATCTTCGTGCAATGAATTTGCTTATGGCATCAAAACGTGTTGTAGTTGTAGGTTATGGTTGGGTTGGACGTGGTGTTGCAGCAAGATGCCATGGAATGGGTTCCAAAGTAATTGTAACTGAAATTGATCCTGTAAAAGCTCTTGAAGCTCACATGGATGGCTTTGAAGTAATGCCAATGGCACAAGCAACAAAGCTAGGTGACATCTTTATCACTTGTACTGGAATGACTAGTGTAATTAGAAAAGAACACATTCTAAAGATGAAAGACGGTGCAATCATGGGAAATGTTGGTCACTTTGATGTTGAAATTGACAGTGAATTTTTGCTAAAGAAATCAAAATCAGTCAAAGAAGTAAGACCTGCACTTGATGAATGTGTACTCAAAAATGGAAAGAAGGTCTATCTAATTGGTCAAGGACGTCTTGCAAACTTGGTTGCAGCAGAAGGTCACCCCCCAGAAGTAATGGCTCAATCATTTTCAAATCAAATACTATCTGTCATGTATATTCTCAAGAACCACAAAAAGATGGAAAACAAAATCATCAATGTACCTGAAGAGATTGATACTCAAGTTGCAGTTGATGCACTAAAGGCAATGGATGTAAAGATTGACAAACTTACTCCAGAGCAAGTAAAATACGCAAACAGCTGGTAA
- a CDS encoding Rieske (2Fe-2S) protein, with product MAWKKIAEKGDIDAGKGKAFEIDGKQIAIFNQDGYHAIDDLCVHQDGSIAPGKLDGDIVECPLHFWHYNIKTGELTDYLKDVKLETYPVEARDDGIYVDV from the coding sequence ATGGCTTGGAAGAAGATTGCAGAGAAAGGAGACATTGATGCAGGCAAAGGCAAGGCCTTTGAAATCGATGGGAAACAGATTGCAATTTTTAATCAAGATGGATATCATGCAATAGATGATCTCTGTGTTCATCAAGACGGTTCAATTGCACCAGGTAAACTTGATGGAGATATTGTAGAGTGCCCATTACACTTTTGGCATTATAACATCAAAACAGGAGAATTAACAGATTATCTCAAAGATGTAAAATTAGAAACTTATCCTGTAGAAGCAAGAGATGACGGCATCTACGTAGATGTTTAG
- a CDS encoding NAD+ synthase: MNQEIIDEIKNQDYSSITSTIENFLEEQMEKNHAEGLILGLSGGIDSAVLAYICKRKFANKTTALIMPDTAITPKTETDDALKMISLTGIQYKLLDINPIVNEYSMYLEPNERAKGNLRARVRTNILYYYANAKNYLVLGSSDKSEYLIGYFTKFGDGASDITPIVSLYKLQVREIAKYLGVPENVILKKSSPHLWKDHEAENELGISYEEVDSILYCLFEKKLSTEDTQKTTGIEMSTIEKIQELNKNSEHKRLPAQKPDRDSR, from the coding sequence TTGAATCAAGAGATTATCGATGAGATAAAAAATCAAGATTATTCTTCCATTACAAGTACAATTGAAAATTTTCTAGAAGAACAGATGGAAAAAAACCATGCCGAAGGTCTCATACTAGGATTAAGTGGAGGTATTGATTCTGCAGTACTAGCATACATTTGCAAAAGAAAATTTGCAAATAAAACAACAGCACTAATCATGCCAGATACTGCCATTACACCAAAAACTGAAACAGACGATGCACTAAAGATGATATCATTAACAGGAATACAATACAAGTTACTTGACATCAATCCAATAGTTAACGAATACTCCATGTATTTGGAACCAAATGAAAGAGCAAAAGGGAATCTTCGTGCAAGAGTTAGAACAAATATTTTGTACTATTATGCAAATGCCAAAAACTATCTAGTGTTAGGATCAAGTGACAAAAGTGAGTATCTTATTGGATATTTTACAAAATTTGGTGACGGTGCATCAGACATTACACCAATTGTTTCATTATACAAACTCCAAGTAAGAGAGATTGCAAAGTATTTGGGCGTTCCAGAGAATGTGATTTTAAAGAAGAGCAGCCCTCATTTGTGGAAAGATCATGAAGCTGAAAATGAACTTGGAATTTCATATGAAGAAGTAGATTCCATTTTGTATTGTTTGTTTGAGAAAAAACTCTCAACTGAGGACACTCAAAAAACAACAGGAATAGAAATGTCCACAATAGAAAAAATTCAAGAACTAAACAAAAACAGTGAACATAAAAGATTGCCAGCACAAAAACCAGATAGAGATTCGAGATGA
- the cysS gene encoding cysteine--tRNA ligase: MKLQDTLSNAEQELDTSKKVKIYLCGVTVYDESHIGHARTIIVFDVLRRYLEDKGIEIEFIQNFTDVDDKIINRAQAENTSAEAISTKYIENYFKDFDGLNVKHATNYPKATEHIEDIIKFIEKLIEKEIAYVSKNGVYFAVSKFPEYGKLSKKKIDELESGARIEVDEAKNNPLDFAVWKFSDVEPLWDSPWGKGRPGWHIECSAMSTKYLGENFDIHGGGRDLIFPHHENEIAQSESFTGNQFAKIWMHVGMVTIDGEKMSKSIGNIKSIKHVLENWGPNIIRLFCLSGHYSKPIDYSEELLKENLTKWRQAETCYYELIHANSENSEKVGSIVEKLGSEFDKALEDDVNTHLALSAFFQLVKEANRLAAEEKLGKEDAKIIKTEFLRMLKILGLNIPEMTEGMKQEIDTMIENREKFRQEKQFQEADQIRDKLNEMNIELIDHKGKTIWMKKENIKAEK; the protein is encoded by the coding sequence ATGAAACTACAAGACACATTATCAAATGCTGAGCAAGAATTAGACACATCAAAAAAAGTCAAAATTTACCTTTGCGGAGTAACAGTATATGATGAATCCCATATTGGTCATGCAAGAACAATCATAGTCTTTGATGTACTACGAAGATACCTAGAAGACAAGGGAATAGAGATAGAATTTATTCAAAATTTTACTGATGTAGATGACAAGATAATCAATAGAGCACAAGCAGAAAACACCAGTGCTGAAGCAATTAGTACAAAATACATTGAAAATTATTTCAAAGATTTTGATGGGCTAAATGTCAAACATGCTACAAACTATCCAAAGGCAACAGAGCACATAGAAGATATCATCAAATTCATTGAAAAATTAATTGAGAAAGAGATTGCATATGTCTCAAAGAATGGTGTGTACTTTGCAGTCTCAAAATTTCCAGAATATGGAAAGTTATCAAAAAAGAAGATTGATGAATTAGAATCAGGAGCAAGAATCGAAGTTGATGAGGCAAAAAATAATCCGCTAGACTTTGCAGTATGGAAATTTTCAGATGTTGAACCTTTATGGGACAGCCCATGGGGAAAGGGAAGACCGGGATGGCACATTGAATGTTCTGCAATGAGTACAAAGTATCTTGGAGAGAATTTTGACATTCATGGGGGAGGAAGAGATTTGATATTTCCCCATCATGAAAACGAGATTGCCCAATCTGAATCATTTACAGGTAATCAATTTGCAAAAATCTGGATGCATGTAGGAATGGTTACGATTGATGGAGAGAAAATGTCAAAGTCAATTGGAAACATAAAATCAATCAAACATGTTTTAGAGAATTGGGGGCCAAACATCATCAGATTGTTTTGCTTGTCTGGACACTATTCAAAACCAATTGATTATTCTGAAGAACTACTAAAGGAAAACCTAACTAAATGGAGACAAGCTGAAACTTGCTACTATGAGTTGATTCACGCAAATAGTGAAAATAGTGAGAAGGTAGGCTCTATAGTTGAAAAACTAGGCTCGGAATTTGATAAAGCATTAGAAGATGATGTAAACACTCACCTGGCATTATCTGCATTTTTCCAACTAGTCAAAGAAGCAAACAGATTGGCTGCTGAAGAAAAGTTGGGAAAAGAAGATGCCAAAATTATCAAAACAGAATTTCTAAGAATGTTAAAAATTTTAGGACTAAATATTCCAGAGATGACTGAAGGAATGAAACAAGAAATCGACACAATGATTGAGAATAGAGAAAAATTCAGACAAGAAAAACAATTCCAAGAAGCAGATCAGATTCGAGATAAGCTCAATGAGATGAATATCGAGTTGATTGATCATAAAGGAAAAACAATCTGGATGAAAAAAGAAAACATCAAAGCTGAAAAATAA
- a CDS encoding pyrimidine dimer DNA glycosylase/endonuclease V: protein MRIWDIPPKKLCRNHLLGEHRELHAMWAVITEGKKGYSLHPETVRWKGKLKALYSRHEELVSEMTRRGYSHQSPLDKRKATGNSKQDTFVDSPSRQIQILKKKGCDCKI, encoded by the coding sequence ATGAGAATCTGGGATATCCCTCCAAAGAAATTATGCAGAAACCATTTGCTAGGTGAACATAGGGAACTTCATGCCATGTGGGCAGTAATCACTGAGGGTAAGAAGGGATATTCCTTGCATCCTGAGACTGTACGTTGGAAAGGAAAACTAAAAGCTCTCTATTCTAGGCATGAAGAATTGGTTTCTGAGATGACTCGTAGGGGGTATTCTCACCAGAGCCCACTGGATAAGAGAAAAGCAACTGGTAATTCTAAACAGGATACTTTTGTTGACTCTCCATCAAGACAAATTCAAATTTTAAAAAAGAAAGGTTGTGATTGTAAAATTTGA
- a CDS encoding mechanosensitive ion channel family protein, with amino-acid sequence MEFFDSLNQIEITETLSLLSLLIGGIIMAVGVIIARTVRLFFKKYYAPKLSKDSANNIGKLIYFGIIVIAFLIFVSTTGVDFSGMLVAGGIFGVVIGFATQSVVSNLISGIFLMIEKPVRQGDSVEIPAENISGTLIDISTFSVRVRQFDGTIIRIPNEKFFTSNLRSLTSSPVRRSQGIVGIAYKEDIDGAILVLQKAIAKSMPFVLVEPAPEFRISELGDSSVNIEILVWHPREDWGEVQPKLLKIAKNALDEAGIEIPFPQRVIWQGKE; translated from the coding sequence ATGGAGTTTTTTGATTCACTTAACCAAATTGAGATAACTGAAACTCTTAGCTTGCTTAGTCTTTTGATTGGTGGAATAATCATGGCTGTCGGTGTGATTATTGCAAGAACTGTTAGACTCTTTTTTAAAAAATACTATGCTCCAAAGCTTTCTAAAGACAGTGCAAACAATATTGGAAAATTAATTTATTTTGGAATAATCGTTATTGCGTTTCTAATTTTTGTATCTACTACTGGTGTTGATTTCTCTGGAATGCTTGTAGCTGGAGGTATATTTGGAGTTGTAATAGGATTTGCAACACAATCTGTAGTTTCTAATTTAATATCTGGAATTTTCTTGATGATTGAAAAACCTGTTAGACAAGGAGATTCTGTTGAAATTCCTGCTGAAAATATTTCTGGTACTTTGATAGATATCAGCACATTCTCTGTTCGTGTTAGACAGTTTGATGGGACCATCATTCGTATCCCTAATGAAAAATTCTTTACCTCTAACCTTCGCTCTCTTACCTCTTCTCCTGTAAGACGTTCCCAAGGAATAGTGGGGATTGCATACAAAGAAGACATTGATGGTGCAATTCTGGTTCTTCAGAAGGCTATCGCAAAATCAATGCCTTTTGTATTAGTTGAACCTGCTCCTGAATTTCGTATTAGTGAATTAGGTGACAGCAGTGTAAATATTGAAATCTTGGTTTGGCATCCTCGTGAAGACTGGGGAGAAGTTCAACCAAAATTACTCAAAATTGCAAAAAATGCTTTAGATGAGGCTGGAATAGAAATCCCATTTCCTCAAAGAGTTATCTGGCAAGGAAAAGAATAG
- a CDS encoding DUF432 domain-containing protein yields the protein MSSDQEQNFLNYGIYTITDDVEFNFPGTEIKFKKLSENAFLYQKNDLTEKIVEKNIPSPSGTIQVEICPIRPLNYPARRTDYVYLDFTTPVFLPSGSSVVINALCQIEIGIFVIHDSTKDSLDWFDCNLDDSRFALYGAPDSGVLCKYSKSPIVSSDIDSDPYENASIQITIKNELSDGRSVRRVVFRATAFSLYYKDNKAKFDNATAVLKKKLALELIDVSAEKIQTDWQESTTYEISSTVKHSEMGVD from the coding sequence ATGAGTTCTGATCAAGAACAAAATTTTTTGAATTATGGAATCTATACTATCACTGATGATGTTGAATTTAATTTTCCCGGTACCGAAATAAAATTTAAAAAACTTTCAGAAAACGCATTTTTGTATCAAAAAAATGATCTGACTGAAAAAATTGTTGAAAAAAACATCCCTTCACCATCTGGAACAATTCAGGTTGAAATTTGTCCCATTAGACCATTAAACTATCCTGCTAGGAGAACTGATTATGTTTATCTTGATTTTACTACCCCTGTTTTTCTACCAAGTGGTTCTTCTGTAGTCATAAACGCTTTATGTCAAATTGAAATCGGTATATTTGTAATTCACGATTCTACCAAGGATTCTCTTGATTGGTTTGATTGTAATCTGGATGATTCTCGATTTGCCTTGTATGGTGCACCTGATTCTGGTGTATTGTGCAAGTATTCAAAATCTCCTATAGTATCTTCTGATATTGATTCTGATCCATATGAAAACGCATCCATCCAAATTACAATTAAAAATGAACTTTCTGATGGTCGTTCTGTAAGACGTGTTGTTTTTCGTGCAACTGCGTTTTCATTATATTATAAAGATAATAAAGCAAAATTTGATAATGCCACTGCTGTATTGAAAAAGAAATTGGCTTTAGAACTGATTGATGTTTCTGCAGAAAAAATTCAAACTGATTGGCAAGAATCAACAACATATGAAATATCTTCAACTGTAAAACATTCAGAGATGGGAGTTGATTAA
- a CDS encoding YbgA family protein, producing MNKKQEMTGTSRLSEHDIKEYVLERFKEVKKEKIKNLVSFQSMNKYMIMAHNQDELQILGNIVAGYKKISLLDIMTEYEKHLKMALEKPPTIKSHSNVIMHIFGYFSKNFSQLEKEQFFKLLNEFKGEEITIGKILSEINPIIYRFNNTYLANQTYFLLYSDPQPGNLFHMLSQK from the coding sequence GTGAATAAAAAACAAGAAATGACAGGCACATCAAGATTATCAGAACACGATATCAAAGAATACGTGCTAGAAAGATTCAAAGAGGTAAAAAAAGAGAAAATAAAAAATCTTGTTTCATTTCAATCTATGAACAAATACATGATTATGGCACATAATCAAGATGAATTACAAATTTTAGGAAATATTGTTGCCGGTTACAAAAAAATTTCATTGTTAGATATAATGACAGAATATGAAAAACATCTAAAGATGGCATTAGAAAAACCGCCAACCATTAAATCACATTCTAACGTAATAATGCATATTTTTGGGTATTTTTCAAAAAATTTCAGTCAATTAGAAAAAGAACAATTTTTCAAATTACTAAATGAGTTCAAAGGAGAAGAAATCACAATTGGAAAAATTCTATCAGAAATAAATCCAATCATTTATCGATTCAACAACACATATCTTGCAAATCAGACATATTTTCTACTATATTCAGATCCTCAACCAGGAAATTTGTTTCACATGTTGTCTCAAAAATAA
- a CDS encoding Nre family DNA repair protein has translation MSSDSQDIRRSILTKWHETLSKYGNLFSSDSISGTSPPSVFVGSYNYPKVFVGPMVPPIHGDTSLLDSPEKWKGKSLEEIVNFRLNLVRGTQKLSIDKTDGRYIENLQEVTMSSKPTDSDLIFQKSVSSNISLDGESAPFGPVGEIKSAKFSGTSSVKSIEKTYYDKDLKAQDAVMNLYNSGIDISKIQKCFSIGMLGQKRKLVPTKWSITATDDIISQSLADEVLDYALIDSCKVFSYSHLGNHFSVVLFPHRWIYEMVEAWYSNGILGFGSDFEDARGIDHPPAIAGAYFAAKLGVLEYLSAKKIQSGAVILREIRPEYAIPVGVWQVREGIREAMKQTPVIANNFDHALNLASEKLSISKSEWLAHGNISKLMRQKTLSDFF, from the coding sequence ATGTCTTCTGACTCTCAGGATATTCGCCGTTCAATTTTAACAAAATGGCATGAGACATTATCAAAATATGGAAATTTGTTTTCATCTGATTCAATAAGTGGTACTAGTCCTCCATCTGTATTTGTTGGGTCGTACAATTATCCTAAGGTCTTTGTTGGTCCAATGGTTCCACCAATTCATGGAGATACAAGTTTACTTGACAGTCCTGAAAAATGGAAGGGAAAGTCTTTAGAAGAAATTGTAAACTTTAGATTGAATTTAGTTCGTGGCACACAAAAACTATCTATCGATAAAACTGATGGACGATACATTGAAAATCTCCAAGAAGTAACAATGTCTTCAAAACCAACTGATTCTGATTTAATATTTCAAAAATCTGTATCTTCAAACATTTCCCTTGATGGAGAAAGTGCTCCATTTGGTCCTGTTGGGGAAATCAAATCTGCAAAATTCTCTGGAACCTCTTCTGTAAAGTCTATTGAAAAGACATACTATGATAAAGATTTGAAGGCACAGGATGCTGTCATGAACTTATACAATTCTGGAATTGATATTTCAAAAATTCAAAAATGCTTTAGCATTGGAATGCTTGGCCAAAAAAGAAAACTCGTTCCAACAAAATGGAGTATTACTGCAACTGATGACATTATATCACAATCTCTTGCTGACGAAGTATTAGATTATGCCCTAATTGACTCTTGTAAGGTCTTCTCATATTCTCATTTGGGAAATCATTTCTCTGTGGTTTTGTTCCCTCATAGATGGATATACGAAATGGTTGAGGCATGGTATTCTAATGGAATTCTAGGGTTTGGCTCTGATTTTGAGGATGCCCGGGGTATTGACCATCCTCCTGCCATAGCTGGTGCGTATTTTGCTGCCAAATTAGGTGTTTTAGAGTATCTCAGTGCAAAAAAGATTCAATCTGGAGCCGTAATTTTAAGAGAAATCCGACCTGAATATGCAATACCTGTAGGCGTCTGGCAGGTTCGTGAAGGAATTAGAGAAGCAATGAAACAAACCCCAGTAATTGCAAATAATTTTGATCATGCATTGAATTTGGCATCCGAGAAACTAAGCATTAGCAAGTCTGAATGGCTTGCACATGGAAATATCTCCAAACTAATGAGACAAAAAACTTTGTCAGACTTTTTCTGA
- a CDS encoding cobalamin-binding protein: MTVNRIVSFLPSATELLYEFGVQNKVYGVTHECKYPSEAISKPQVISSVIDSEKLSSNEINTQTCQLLNEGKDIFILNEKNLKDANPDLIISQETCEVCAAYTNQVNKALQILERKPIIHSMDPHNISEIIESVIKLGKILEEESKAKEISESLEKRIQKIKNKVHTNIPKILAIEWIEPFFTAGHWVPEMIEIAGGKNTISKTGEHSRRMDFEEISNSDADIIILMPCGFDTKRTVSEYKDILERDEKWNMLKAVQNQAVFAVDANSFFSKPSIRTVEGIEILAKIIHPETFDDVNVSENSFANVYQ, from the coding sequence ATGACAGTAAATAGAATAGTCTCATTCTTACCTAGTGCAACAGAATTACTATACGAGTTTGGAGTTCAAAACAAAGTATACGGAGTCACACATGAATGCAAGTACCCTAGTGAGGCAATTTCTAAACCACAGGTAATTAGTTCAGTAATAGACTCTGAGAAATTATCAAGTAATGAAATCAATACACAAACATGTCAACTACTCAATGAAGGAAAAGATATTTTCATTTTAAATGAAAAAAATCTAAAAGATGCCAATCCAGATCTTATAATTTCTCAAGAAACATGTGAGGTATGTGCAGCATATACTAATCAAGTAAACAAAGCACTCCAAATTCTTGAGAGAAAACCAATAATTCATTCAATGGATCCTCACAACATATCAGAAATCATAGAGTCAGTTATCAAATTAGGAAAAATTTTAGAAGAAGAAAGTAAAGCAAAAGAGATTTCAGAGTCATTAGAAAAAAGAATTCAAAAAATAAAAAATAAAGTTCATACCAACATACCAAAAATTCTAGCAATCGAATGGATAGAGCCATTTTTTACAGCTGGTCATTGGGTTCCAGAAATGATAGAAATTGCTGGTGGAAAAAACACGATAAGCAAAACAGGAGAACATTCAAGACGTATGGACTTTGAAGAAATATCAAATTCTGATGCAGACATTATAATTCTCATGCCATGTGGATTTGACACAAAACGTACAGTTTCAGAATACAAAGACATTCTAGAAAGAGATGAGAAATGGAACATGCTCAAGGCAGTGCAAAATCAGGCAGTTTTTGCAGTGGATGCCAATTCTTTTTTCAGCAAGCCCAGCATCAGAACAGTTGAGGGAATAGAGATACTTGCAAAAATAATCCATCCAGAAACATTTGATGATGTTAATGTTTCAGAAAATTCTTTTGCAAATGTTTACCAATAA